From the genome of Streptomyces ficellus:
GACGCCCTCCAGGACAAGGTCGCGCGCGGCCAGCAGGAGCTCAACGAGCTGCGCAACGGCCTCGGTTCGGTCGCCACCGCCCAGTACCGCTCCGGCGGCATGGACCCCTCCCTCCAGCTGCTGCTCTCCTCCGACCCGGACAGCTACCTCGACAAGGCGTCCGCCGTCGACGCCATCAGCGCCAAGCAGGCCGAGGCCCTGGAGACCATCCAGGCCAAGCAGCGGACCCTGGCGCAGGAGCGGGCCGAGGCCACCGGCAAGCTCGCCGACCTCGAGGACGTGCGCAAGACCCTCGCCGAGAAGAAGAAGTCCTACCAGGGCAAGCTCGCCGAGGCGCAGAAACTCCTCAACACCCTGACCGCCGAGGAGCGCGCCAAGATCCAGGAGCAGGAGCAGCGCGCCAGCCGCGAGGCCGGCGAGCGCGTCGAACTCGGCAACGAGGTCCCCGCCTCCCAGCGCGGCGCCGCCGCGCTCGCCGCCGCCGACACCCAGGTCGGCAAGCCGTACATCTCCGGCGCCGAGGGCCCCAACGCCTACGACTGCTCGGGCCTGACCCAGTGGGCCTACCGCCAGGCCGGCGTGAGCATCACCCGCACCACCTACACCCAGCACAACGACGGCGTGAAGATCGGCCGCGGCGAACTCAAGCCCGGCGACCTGGTCTTCTTCAGCAACCTGTCGCACGTGGGCCTCTACGCCGGCAACGGCCAGGTCCTGCACGCCCCCTACCCGGGCACCAACGTCCGCTACGAGGCGATGGAGTACCTCGGCGACTTCCAGTTCGGCGTACGCATCTGACACCCCGCCGCAGCGGTCCACGCACCGCCGCAACGGTCTGACGCGCCCGAACCGCGCGCCCGATCGGGTGGTTTGCCGCCCCCCAAGCTGACGCTCCGCCCCGCCGGTGACCTTGTGGTCTCGGGCGGGGCGCCGTTGTTCGACGCCCGTACGGTCGCTGGCCGCCGCGTAGTCACCCGGCTACTGTCTGGCGCGCAACAGCCAGCACAGCCTGCACGGCCCCAACGCAGCGGAACGGAGCGCGGTTCGTGGCGTCCCATCGCCGGTCCCCGGCATCCTCGTCCTCCGGATTCTCCCGGAGCGCGAAGGTCACCGTCCTCTCCGCCGCGGCGGCGGCCACCGCCGCCGCGCTCGGCACCGCCCCGGCCAACGCCGACCCCGGCTCCCCGGCGGAGACCACCCGCGCCAAGATCGACCTGCTCTACGAACAGGCCGAGAAGGCCACCGAGGGCTACAACAAGGCGGACGAGCGCGCCGACGCGCTCCGCGAACAGGTCTCGCGGATGCAGGACAGCGTGGCCCGCGGTCAGGAGCGGATCAACCGCATGCGCGGCGCGCTCGGAGTCGTCGCGGGCGCCCAGTACCGGTCGGGCGGCATGGACCCGGCGCTCGCCCTGCTCCTCTCCGAGGACCCCGACACCTACCTCGACAAGGCCGCCGCGCTCGACCGGATCAGCGAGCGGCAGTCCAGCGCCCTCACCGAACTGCGCCGCGCCCAGCGGATCCTCGCCCAGCAGCGCGCCGAAGCCGGCCGGACGCTCACCGAACTGGAGCGCAGCCGGGCCGCCGTCGCCCTCCACAAGCGCACCGTCGAACGCAAGCTCGCCGAGGCGCGCGCGCTGCTCAACTCCCTCCCCACCGACGAGCGCGACGCCTACGACCGGGCGTCCCGCTCCGGCCGCGACGACCTCCCGCCCGCGGGCGGCGAGGCCGCGACGGGCCGGGCCGCCGCCGCCGTGGCCGCCGTCCGCTCCGCCGTCGGCAAGCCGTACGTGTGGGGCGCCAACGGCCCCTCCGGCTTCGACTGCTCCGGACTGATGCAGTGGTCGTACGCCCAGGCCGGCGTCGGCATCCCCCGCACCTCCCAGGCCCAGCGCAACGCCGGACGGCACGTCCCGCTGTCCGAGGCGCGCCCAGGGGACCTGGTGACCTACCGGGACGACGCCAGCCACGTCGGGATGTACGTGGGCAACGGCCAGGTGGTCCACGCCCCCTACCCGGGCGCGCCCGTGCGCTACGACCCGGTCGGCATGATGCCCGTCTCGGCGGTCACGCGGGTCTGACGGCCCCGTGACGGCACGCCGTACGATCGGGGGAATGTGGGTCCGGAGACGTGCGGTGGCGGCGGTGCTCGGCCTGCTGCTGCTCACCGGCTGCACGGCGCCCGGGCCGGCGCCCGCGCCCGGCACGGCCGCCTTCCAGACGGCGGCGGACCGGCGGGCCTCCGCCGTACGCACCGGGCAGCTCGCCGCGGTCCCGCTCGCCGCCTGGTCGTACCGGGTGACGGACGTCCGGCCTGACGGCGACGACCGGGCCACCGCGCGCGCCGAGCTGAGCTACCGCCTCGCCGGGTACGACGACGGCGCCGTGACCGCCGAGCGGGCCCTCGGGTTCGCGCGGCGCGGCGGGAGCTGGACGGTCACGTCCGACCGGCCGGCGAAGGGCGCCGCCCCGCAGCTGTGGGAGCAGGGCGCCGTCGGCGTCGTCCGGGGCGAACGGAGCCTGGTCCTCGGCGCCGGACGGGACACCGCACGGCTGCGGGCCGTCGCCGCGGCCACCGACCGGGCGGTGCCCGCCGTGTCGGACGCCTGGCCCGAGGGCTGGGCCCGCCGCGTGGTGGTCCTCGTGCCCGGCTCGCTCAAGGACATGGGCGCGCTGCTGGGGGAGCCGGCGGCGGGGTACCGCGGTATCGCGGCGGTCACCACCGGCCGGGCCGGCGGCGGGCCCGGCGCCCCGGCGGACCGGGTGATCGTCAACCCGGAGGCCTACGCCGTGCTCGGCGACTACGGGCGGCGCTTCGTCCTCGCCCACGAGACGACCCACGTGGCCACCCGGACCGACACCTCCGAGCTGACGCCGCTGTGGCTCTCCGAGGGCTTCGCCGACTGGGTGGCCCACCGCGGTACGTCGGATGGGTCGGGCGGGGCTGGTGCTTCCGGTGCGTACCGTACGCCCGCCGAGGCGGCGCCCGGGCTGCGCGACGCCGTCCGCGCGGGCGCCGTACCGGCCGCCCTGCCCACGGACGGCGACTACTCGTTCGCCGCCGACGGCAAGGCCCTGGCCCGGGCGTACGAGGGCGGCTGGCTGGCCTGCCACCTGATCGCCGGCCGGTGGGGCGAGGCGAAGCTGCGGGACTTCTACCGGGCGGCGGGGGACAAGGGCCCGGAGACGGCGCTCCGCGAGGTCCTCGCGACGACCCCCGACGCCTTCACCGCCCTGTGGCGGGCCCACCTGCGGGAGCAGCTGGGCAGCTCATGAGGTGAGCAGTTCCTTGTCCCGGGTGGCCTGCGCCGGCACCGTCGCGTGCCCCTCCCGCAGCCGCGGTTCGGTCACCGTCTGCCGCCACAGCTCCCGGCAGGCGGTCAGCGAGGCGGCCACCAGCAGCCCGTTGCGCACCGTCAGCAGCACGATGCCCCACAGGTCGCTGTGCACCACGTGCGTGAACCAGATCGGGAACTCCAGCATCGTCACCCCCGTCGCCACCAGCACCATCTTCGCGGGCCGGGCCATCCGGCTGCCCCGGAACACCAGGCACACGGCCGCCAGCCCCACCAGCCAGATCATGTACTGCGGGCTGATCACCCGGCTCGTGGTGGTGAACAGCAGCACGGCCGCGAACGCCGCGTCCGGCAGCGTCGTCGTACCGAACGCGCGCGCCCGCACCCGCCACACCAGCAGCCAGCCGAACGCCGCCACCGTCAGCGCCAGCGCCGCACCGGACACCACCGGCACGTACGGGCCGAGGAACTCCACCGACCCGTAGTTCAGCAGCACCTGCCCCTCCCAGCCGAAGTTCCGCGCCACGTGGAAGACGAGCGAACCCAGCGACTCCACCTCCGTGCCCCGGTCCCGCTGGAAGGTGAGGAACGCCAGCGCCCCCGGCATCGCCGCCACACAGGCCAGCAGCACCGCGGTGCCCGTGACCACCGCCGCCGTCCAGGAGCGCACGGTGACCCGGCCGCGCCGGGTGCCCGCCAGCAGCAGCACCGGCCACACCTTCACCAGCGCGCCGAACCCCGCCAGCGCGCCCATCACCCGCGGGTGCCGCACCCCGGCCAGCAGCGCGGCGACCGCGACGGCCGTCACCATCAGGTCGTAGCGCGCGTACCCGGTCGGGCCGAGCAGCGGCACGCCCGCCACCCACACCCACGCCCCGGACAAGCACTTCCCGGGGCGCCGCCCCGCGTACAGCAACAGGCCGAAAACCACCGCGTCACACGCGAAGGTGAGGAGGAAGAAGGCCGACGGGTAGTCCAGGAAGGGCAGCATCCCGGGGGAGAGGATGGCGAGCGCCGCGGCCGGCGGGTACTGCCAGGTGACGTCGTCCAGCGGGTACGTGCCCGTGCGCAGCACGTCGTACCAGCCCTGGTAGATCACCGAGACGTCGCTCGTTATGTCCGGCCCCGGCAGGACGAAGACCTTGAAGACGCAGAGCAGCAGGAGCGTCCTGGTCAGAAGCCATATGCCGACGACTGTGAACGGGAGCCGGATGCCGCTGGGGCCCTTCATGCAAACCTCGTCCGGGTGGGTGGGGGTGGTCTTCGGTCGGATCGGTTCCGTGGTGCCGGGCGGGACGGTGCGGAAGCGGTGGAGCGGCGCCGTTGGGTACTGTCGGCATGCGATGCACAAGACCTTGATCGTAACCAACGACTTTCCGCCCAGACCCGGCGGGATCCAGGCGTTTCTGCACAATATGGCGCTCCGACTCGACCCGGAACGGATCGTCGTCTACGCCTCCACGTGGAAGCGCGGCCGGGAAGGTGCCGAGGCGACCGCTCTGTTCGACGACGAACAGCCGTTCCAGGTTGTCCGGGACCCTACGACGATGCTGTTGCCCACGCCACGTGTGACCGCGCGGGCCGTCGGCCTGCTGCGCGAGCACGGCTGCGAATCCGTGTGGTTCGGCGCGGCCGCCCCGCTCGGGCTCATGGCCCCCGCGCTGCGCCGCGCGGGCGCACGGCGGATCGTCGCCACCACGCACGGGCACGAGGCCGGATGGGCCCAGCTGCCCGGCTCGCGGCAGCTGCTGCGGAGGATCGGCGAGGGAACGGACACCCTCACCTACCTCGGCGAGTACACCCGCTCCCGGATCGCCGGCGCGCTGACTCCCGCGGCCGCCGGGCGCATGGTCCAGCTGCCGCCCGGGGTCGACGAGAAGACCTTCCACCCCGGGTCCGGCGGCGACGCGGTGCGCGAACGGCTCGGGCTCGCCGAGCGGCCGGTGGTCGTCTGCGTCTCGCGGCTGGTGCCGCGGAAGGGTCAGGACACGCTGATCAGGGCCATGCCGTCGATCCTCGCGCGGGTGCCCGACGCGGTCCTGCTGATCGTCGGGGGCGGGCCCTACGAGAAGGACCTGCGCCGCCTCGCCGCGGAGACCGGCGTGGCCGGATCGGTGCGCTTCACCGGATCGGTGCCGTGGGCGGAGCTCCCCGCGCACTACGGAGCCGGTGACGTCTTCGCCATGCCCTGCCGCACCCGGCGGGGCGGGCTGGACGTCGAGGGCCTCGGCATCGTGTACCTCGAGGCCTCCGCGACCGGGCTCCCGGTCGTCGCCGGCGACTCCGGCGGCGCGCCGGACGCCGTCCTGGACGGCGAGACGGGCTGGGTCGTCCGCGGCTCGTCCCCGGACGAGTCCGCCGACCGCATCGTCACGCTCCTGGAGGACCCGGACCTACGCCGCCGCATGGGCGAACGCGGCCGCGCCTGGGTCGAGGACAAATGGCGCTGGGATCTCTTGGCGGAGTCGCTGAAGCGTTTGCTCTGAGGGGGGCGCGGCGAGGCTCGTTGTGGCGGACGCCCCGCCTCGCCCCCGTTGCGGGCGGGCAACCGCCCGGCTGGGGCTCCCCCCACCCGTTGCGGGCTCACCCGGCTGGGTTCCCACCCGCCCGTTGAGGGCTCGCCCCGCTGGACGGCTCCCACCCCCCGGAGTGGGCTCGCCCTGCGGGGGCTCCCACCCTGCCTACCCCGTTGTGGGCAATCGTCCCGCAGGGCGGGACGGGTGGGCACAACGGGACCGGGGCGGTGCCTCGTCCCGGTTCGCCCAGGGGCGGTGCCTGTTCCCGGTTCGCCTGCGGGCGGTGCCTCGTGCCGGTGCCGGTCGGTGGGTGGGGGGCGTGGCCCCTCCGGGCTCGCCTCCTCGGGGCCGGCGGCCTCGGGTTACGGGATAGGGAGCCCCGGTAGCGCCGCCGGTCCCCTGCGGGGGCGACCCTGCACGGCCCCGCCCCGGTGTGTGGCCGGGTGCGGGCCGTGGGGGATTGGGGGCGCGCGGGCTATGGGCGGATCGGCGGGTTCCGTCGATGCTCCGACCATGACACCAAAACTGACGCGCCGTCACCTCCTCGGCCTCGGCGCCCTCCAGACCGCCGCCGCCCTCGGGCTCACCCGGATCGGCCGGGCGAACGCCCCGGAACACGGCACCGCCCTGGTCGTCGGGACCGGCTACGGCGGCGCCGTCGCGGCGCTCCGCCTCGGCGAGGCCGGCATCCGTACCACCGTCCTCGAAATGGGCGCCCTGTGGAACCGCTCCGGCCCCGACGGGCGGGTGTTCTGCTCCACCGCCGCCCCCGACCACCGGTCCATGTGGTTCCGCACTCGCACCGAGGCGCCGCTCGCCACGTTCCTGTGGCTGGACGTGGTGAACAAGAACATCAGCCCGTACCCCGGGGTCCTCGACCGGGTGCGGTTCGCCGACATGTCGGTGTTCGTGGGGCGGGGGGTGGGCGGCGGGTCGCTGGTCAACGGCGGCATGGCCGTCACGCCGCAGCGCGCGTACTTCTCCGAGATGCTGCCGCACGTGGACGCCGACGAGATGTACCGCACGTACTTCCCGCGCGCCAACGCCATGCTCGGCGTCAACAGCATCGACCCCGCCTGGTTCGAGACCACCGAGTGGTACCGCTTCAGCCGCGTCTCGCGGAAGCACGCGGCGAGGGCGGGGCTGCGGACGACGTTCGTGCCGAACGTGTACGACTTCGGGTACATGCAGCGGGAAGCGGCCGGTACGGCGGTGCGGTCCGCGCTGGGCGGTGAGGTGATCTACGGCAACAACCACGGCAAGCGCAGCCTGGACCGTACGTATCTCGCCGCCGCCCTCGGCACCGGAAACGTCACCATCGAGACGCTGCACCGGGCGAGAGCCGTGCGCAGGGAGCGCGACGGCACGTACGTCGTCACGGCCGACCGGATCGACCTGGCCGGGAAGGTGGTCGAGACCCGGGAGTTCGGCTGCGAGCGGCTCTTCCTCGGAGCGGGGAGCCTCGGGACGACCGAGCTGCTGCTGCGGGCCAGGGAGACCGGCGCCCTGCCCGGGCTGAGCGACGAGGTGGGGCGGGGGTGGGGGCCCAACGGCAACGTCATGACCGGCCGGGCCAACCACCTGTGGGACACCGTCGGGGCCAACCAGTCGACGATGCCGGTGATGGGCATCGACGACCGGGACAACCCCGACAACCCGGTGTTCGCGGAGATCGCCCCGCTGCCGACCGGCCTGGAGCACTGGGTGAGCCTGTATCTGGCGATCACCCGCAACCCGGAGCGCGGCACGTTCCGGTACGACCCGGCGACGGACGGCGTGCGGCTGGACTGGAACCGGGCGCAGAGCCAGGTGTCGGCCGCGTCGGCGAAGCGGCTGTTCGACCGGATCAACGCCCGGAACGCCACGATTTACCGGTACGACCTCTTCGGCGGCAACCGGACCTTCGCCGACGACTTCACGTACCACCCGCTGGGCGGGTGCGTGCTGGGGAGGGCGACCGACGACTACGGGCGGGTACGCGGCGCTCCGGGCGTGTACGTCACCGACGGATCCCTCGTACCGGGATCCATCGGTGTCAACCCGTTCGTGACGATCACGGCCCTGGCCGAGCGGACGATGAGCCGGGTCATCGCGGAGGACTACGCGCGGTAGATCGCTTCGATCTCGTCCGCGAAGTCCTTCGCCACCACGTTGCGCTTGAGCTTGAGGGACGGCGTGATGTGGCCGGCTTCCTCGGTGAACTGGGAGCTCAGGATCCTGAACTTGCGGACCGATTCCGCTTTGGAGACCGCCGCGTTGCCCTCGTCCACGGCCCGCTGCACCTCCGCCAGCAGGTCGGGGTCCTCGCACAGCGACGCCGCCGTCGAACCGGCCGGCTTGCCGTGCTCGGCGGCCCAGCGGCCGAGGA
Proteins encoded in this window:
- a CDS encoding C40 family peptidase, with amino-acid sequence MASHRRPKQPSRARVTVLTATAAAAVALSSHAAQADPKPSKSEVKAKVDKLHHEAEVATEQYNLADEQRGKLQKEVDALQDKVARGQQELNELRNGLGSVATAQYRSGGMDPSLQLLLSSDPDSYLDKASAVDAISAKQAEALETIQAKQRTLAQERAEATGKLADLEDVRKTLAEKKKSYQGKLAEAQKLLNTLTAEERAKIQEQEQRASREAGERVELGNEVPASQRGAAALAAADTQVGKPYISGAEGPNAYDCSGLTQWAYRQAGVSITRTTYTQHNDGVKIGRGELKPGDLVFFSNLSHVGLYAGNGQVLHAPYPGTNVRYEAMEYLGDFQFGVRI
- a CDS encoding NlpC/P60 family protein gives rise to the protein MASHRRSPASSSSGFSRSAKVTVLSAAAAATAAALGTAPANADPGSPAETTRAKIDLLYEQAEKATEGYNKADERADALREQVSRMQDSVARGQERINRMRGALGVVAGAQYRSGGMDPALALLLSEDPDTYLDKAAALDRISERQSSALTELRRAQRILAQQRAEAGRTLTELERSRAAVALHKRTVERKLAEARALLNSLPTDERDAYDRASRSGRDDLPPAGGEAATGRAAAAVAAVRSAVGKPYVWGANGPSGFDCSGLMQWSYAQAGVGIPRTSQAQRNAGRHVPLSEARPGDLVTYRDDASHVGMYVGNGQVVHAPYPGAPVRYDPVGMMPVSAVTRV
- a CDS encoding GMC oxidoreductase is translated as MTPKLTRRHLLGLGALQTAAALGLTRIGRANAPEHGTALVVGTGYGGAVAALRLGEAGIRTTVLEMGALWNRSGPDGRVFCSTAAPDHRSMWFRTRTEAPLATFLWLDVVNKNISPYPGVLDRVRFADMSVFVGRGVGGGSLVNGGMAVTPQRAYFSEMLPHVDADEMYRTYFPRANAMLGVNSIDPAWFETTEWYRFSRVSRKHAARAGLRTTFVPNVYDFGYMQREAAGTAVRSALGGEVIYGNNHGKRSLDRTYLAAALGTGNVTIETLHRARAVRRERDGTYVVTADRIDLAGKVVETREFGCERLFLGAGSLGTTELLLRARETGALPGLSDEVGRGWGPNGNVMTGRANHLWDTVGANQSTMPVMGIDDRDNPDNPVFAEIAPLPTGLEHWVSLYLAITRNPERGTFRYDPATDGVRLDWNRAQSQVSAASAKRLFDRINARNATIYRYDLFGGNRTFADDFTYHPLGGCVLGRATDDYGRVRGAPGVYVTDGSLVPGSIGVNPFVTITALAERTMSRVIAEDYAR
- a CDS encoding glycosyltransferase family 4 protein, coding for MHKTLIVTNDFPPRPGGIQAFLHNMALRLDPERIVVYASTWKRGREGAEATALFDDEQPFQVVRDPTTMLLPTPRVTARAVGLLREHGCESVWFGAAAPLGLMAPALRRAGARRIVATTHGHEAGWAQLPGSRQLLRRIGEGTDTLTYLGEYTRSRIAGALTPAAAGRMVQLPPGVDEKTFHPGSGGDAVRERLGLAERPVVVCVSRLVPRKGQDTLIRAMPSILARVPDAVLLIVGGGPYEKDLRRLAAETGVAGSVRFTGSVPWAELPAHYGAGDVFAMPCRTRRGGLDVEGLGIVYLEASATGLPVVAGDSGGAPDAVLDGETGWVVRGSSPDESADRIVTLLEDPDLRRRMGERGRAWVEDKWRWDLLAESLKRLL
- a CDS encoding glycosyltransferase family 87 protein; amino-acid sequence: MKGPSGIRLPFTVVGIWLLTRTLLLLCVFKVFVLPGPDITSDVSVIYQGWYDVLRTGTYPLDDVTWQYPPAAALAILSPGMLPFLDYPSAFFLLTFACDAVVFGLLLYAGRRPGKCLSGAWVWVAGVPLLGPTGYARYDLMVTAVAVAALLAGVRHPRVMGALAGFGALVKVWPVLLLAGTRRGRVTVRSWTAAVVTGTAVLLACVAAMPGALAFLTFQRDRGTEVESLGSLVFHVARNFGWEGQVLLNYGSVEFLGPYVPVVSGAALALTVAAFGWLLVWRVRARAFGTTTLPDAAFAAVLLFTTTSRVISPQYMIWLVGLAAVCLVFRGSRMARPAKMVLVATGVTMLEFPIWFTHVVHSDLWGIVLLTVRNGLLVAASLTACRELWRQTVTEPRLREGHATVPAQATRDKELLTS